Within Anaeromyxobacter diazotrophicus, the genomic segment GCGATCGCGCGCGCCGGCGGCCACGCCCAGGCGGTCGGGCAGCCGCTGCTCTTCGCCGACATCGCGCGGGCCATCGTGCGCGACGGGCCCAAGGCCACCGCGCTCGCCTTCGCGGCGGTGGTGCTGCTGGTGTTCGCCGCCATGCGGCGCCTGCGGCCCGCGCTGCTGGTGCTGGGGAGCCTGGTGCTCGGCGTGGTCTGGCTGGTGGGGCTCGCCGCCTGGGCCCGGGTGAAGCTCAACTTCCTCAACTTCGTGGTGTTCCCCATCACCTTCGGGATCGGCGTGGACTACGCCGTCAACATCGTCCAGCGCTGGCGCCTCGAAGGGCCCGACTCGCTCCACCGCGTGCTGCGGGAGACAGGTGGCGCGGTCGGGCTGTGCTCGCTCACCACCATCATCGGCTACGCCTCCCTCCTCGTCGCCGACAACCGCGCGCTGCGCGGCTTCGGCCTGCTCGCCTCGGTCGGCGAGCTCGCCTGCGTCACCGCCGCGCTGCTGGCGCTGCCGGCGTGGCTCCTCCGTCCGCGGGAGGCGGGCGGCACACCTACACCCACCGACCGGCCCCGCACTTGACGCGCCCCGCCAGGGCCGGTACCTAGCTCGTTCGACAGCCGCAGGCGCGGAGAACAGAAGAGAAGATGGCCGACCTTTTCGAGAAGTGCGCGCAGTGGAAGCAGGTCCAGCTCATCAAGCTGGCCGGGCACTATCCGTACTTCCGCGTCATCGAGCAGCACGACGGCACGGAGGTGGTCATCGGCGGCAAGCGCCTGATCATGGCCTGCTCCAACAACTACCTGGGGTTGGCGCAGGACCCGCGCGTGCGCGAGGCGGCGGCGCAGGCGGCCCGCGACTGGGGCTCGTCCACCTGCGGCTCGCGGCTCGCCAACGGCACCCTGGCGCTGCACGACGAGCTCGACCAGAAGCTGGCGGCCTTCCTCGGCAAGGAGGCGGCCGCCACCTTCTCGACCGGCTTCACCACCAACCTCGGGACCATCTCGGCGCTGGTGGAGCGGCACGACCTCGTCTACGCCGACCGCCAGGTGCACGGCTCCATCGTCGAGGGCATCCACGCCTGCTACGGCGAGGCGAAGCGCTTCCGCCACAACAACATGGAGGACCTCGAGCGGCACCTCGTCGCCGCGCCGCGCGAGGCGGGCAAGCTCATCGTGGTGGACGGGGTCTACTCGGCCGAGGGCGACCTGGCCGACCTGCCCCGCATCGTGGAGCTCAAGAAGAAGCACGGCGCCCGCCTGATGGTGGACGAGGCGCACGGCCTCGGCGTCATGGGCCGGAACGGCCGCGGCACCGGCGAGCACTTCGGGGTCCACGAAGACGTCGACCTCATCATGAGCACCTTCTCGAAGTCGCTCGCCTCCATCGGCGGCGTCATCGCGGGGCGCGCCGACGTCATCAACTGGGTGAAGCACAAGGCCCGGTCCATGATCTTCCAGGCCTCGATGGTGCCCTCCGCCGCGGCGGGCGCGCTCAAGGCGCTCGAGATCATCCAGCAGGAGCCGGAGCGGCGCGAGCGGCTGTGGGACATCTCGGAGCGCGTCCACCGCGAGCTCCGCCTCATGGGCTTCGACACCCGCCCCTCGGTCACGCCGGTGGTGCCCATCGCGGTCGGCGATCAGGCCCTCAACTTCATCTTCTGGCGCAAGCTCACCGACGCCGGCCTGTTCGTCTCCCCCTTCACCAAGCCGGCCGTCGAGCGCGACTGCGTCCGCGCCGTCTTCATGGCGACGCACACCGACGAGCAGGTCGAGCGCGCGCTCGAGATCTTCCAGCGCTGCGGCCGGGAGGTGGGCATCATCCCGTACGAGCGCCCGCACACCCGCGTCGAGGTGAAGATGGCGCGCCCGGGCGCGGACGGCTTCACCTCCTCCTCGGAGGACGCGGTCGCGACCGCCGCCCGCGCCGAGCAGGCGGAGCCGCTCGAGCTGGGCGCCATCCTGCGCAACCACGCCGACTCGCTGCGCCAGCGGCTGGACGACGCCGCCGAGCTCCTCACCTGGCGCGCCCTCAACACCGACGGCGACGACGTCCGCCGGCTGGCGCAGCTGCCGGAGCGCATCTGGACGCAGCGGCACCGCATCCAGAACAAGCTGCTCTCGATGGGCATGAACTGGATGAGCCGCCGCGGGCCGCGCCGGGGCGCCGAAGCGTCCGACGCGACCGAAGCCGACGGCCGCTGAGCTCAGGAAGAGAGAAGAGAGACCATGACCACCGCCGTGAAGCCCTCCCTCGCCGCCACGCCCGGCGCCAGCGCCAGCGGGAGCGTCGAGGTGACCCGCGTCGTCGACGCGCTGGAGCGGGACCGCTTCATCAAGTTCCCCTGGAAGATCTACCAGGACGACCTGCACTGGGTGCCGCCGCTCCTCATGGAGCGGCACGAGTTCCTCGACCCGCGCGGGAACCCGTTCTTCCAGCACGCCGACGTGGCGCTGTTCCTGGCCCGCCGCGGCGGGGAGGTGGTGGGCCGCATCGCCGCCGTCGAGGACCGCAACTTCAACGCCTTCCACAAGAGCAAGACCGCCTACTTCGGCCTGTTCGAGTGCGTGAACGACCAGGGCGTGGCCGCCGCGCTCGTCGGGGCCGCCAAGGACTGGGCGCGCTGGCGCGGGCTCGACGGGATCCTCGGGCCGATGAACCTCTCGACCAACTACGAGATCGGCCTGCTGGTGGAGGGGTTCGACTCCGACCCCTACATCCAGATGACCTACAACCCCCGCTACTACGGGGAGCTGCTCGAGGGGTGCGGGCTCAAGAAGGCGAAGGACCTCTACGCCTGGGAGCGCACCGCGAAGACGCCGCCGCCGGAGCGCTTCGCCCGCATCGCCGACAAGATCCGCCAGCACGAGAACATCGTCGTCCGCAGCGTCAACATGCGCGACTTCGACGCGGAGCTGGAGCGCTTCAAGGAGATCTACAACTCCGCCTGGGACAAGAACTGGGGCTTCGTCCCCATGACGGACGGCGAGATCGACAAGATCGCGAAGGACCTCAAGCACCTCATCGTGCCGGACCTCTGCATCTTCGCGGAGTGCGACGGCGAGCCCATCGCGGCCGCGCTGACCGTCCCGGACTGGAACCAGGCGCTCAAGAAGCTCGACGGGCGGCTGACGCGGTTCGGCCTGCCCATCGGCCTCGCCAAGCTGCTGTGGCACTCGCGGAACATCGACCGCGTGCGCCTCATGGCGCTGGGCGTGAAGGCGGGCTGGCGGCGCCGCGGGCTCGACGCGGTGCTGGTGGTGGAGACCATCCGGCGCACCCAGCAGCTCGGGTACGAGGGCGGCGAGATCTCCTGGACGCTCGAGGACAACGACCTCGTCAACCGCGCCATCGAGGCGTGCGGCTGCACCCGCACCAAGCTCTACCGCATGTACGAGGCGCCCACCGGGTAGCGTGCGGGTCCTCGTCACCGGCGCGACGGGCTTCATCGGCGGCGCGCTGACCGCGCTCCTCGCCGCCCGCGGCGACCGGGTGCGGGCGCTGGTGCGCCCGAGCTCCCGGACCGAGGCGCTCTCCGCCCTGGGCGCCGAGCTGGCGCAGGGCGACGTGGGCGACCCGGCCTCGCTGCTGGCGGCGGTGGAGGGCTGCGACGCGGTGATCCACCTGGCGGGGGCCGTGAAGGCGCTCCGCGACCGCGAGCTCTTCCAGGCGAACGGCGAGGGCACCCGGCACGTGGTCGCCGCGTGCGCCGCGTCCGCGGCCCGCCCGCGCCTCGTCTACGTCTCCTCGCTGGCCGCGGCGGGCCCGGCGACCGCCG encodes:
- a CDS encoding N-acetyltransferase; translated protein: MTTAVKPSLAATPGASASGSVEVTRVVDALERDRFIKFPWKIYQDDLHWVPPLLMERHEFLDPRGNPFFQHADVALFLARRGGEVVGRIAAVEDRNFNAFHKSKTAYFGLFECVNDQGVAAALVGAAKDWARWRGLDGILGPMNLSTNYEIGLLVEGFDSDPYIQMTYNPRYYGELLEGCGLKKAKDLYAWERTAKTPPPERFARIADKIRQHENIVVRSVNMRDFDAELERFKEIYNSAWDKNWGFVPMTDGEIDKIAKDLKHLIVPDLCIFAECDGEPIAAALTVPDWNQALKKLDGRLTRFGLPIGLAKLLWHSRNIDRVRLMALGVKAGWRRRGLDAVLVVETIRRTQQLGYEGGEISWTLEDNDLVNRAIEACGCTRTKLYRMYEAPTG
- a CDS encoding aminotransferase class I/II-fold pyridoxal phosphate-dependent enzyme encodes the protein MADLFEKCAQWKQVQLIKLAGHYPYFRVIEQHDGTEVVIGGKRLIMACSNNYLGLAQDPRVREAAAQAARDWGSSTCGSRLANGTLALHDELDQKLAAFLGKEAAATFSTGFTTNLGTISALVERHDLVYADRQVHGSIVEGIHACYGEAKRFRHNNMEDLERHLVAAPREAGKLIVVDGVYSAEGDLADLPRIVELKKKHGARLMVDEAHGLGVMGRNGRGTGEHFGVHEDVDLIMSTFSKSLASIGGVIAGRADVINWVKHKARSMIFQASMVPSAAAGALKALEIIQQEPERRERLWDISERVHRELRLMGFDTRPSVTPVVPIAVGDQALNFIFWRKLTDAGLFVSPFTKPAVERDCVRAVFMATHTDEQVERALEIFQRCGREVGIIPYERPHTRVEVKMARPGADGFTSSSEDAVATAARAEQAEPLELGAILRNHADSLRQRLDDAAELLTWRALNTDGDDVRRLAQLPERIWTQRHRIQNKLLSMGMNWMSRRGPRRGAEASDATEADGR